From a region of the Neobacillus niacini genome:
- a CDS encoding M3 family oligoendopeptidase, which translates to MTATTYSDVWNLEVFFKGGSDSAELAEHLKVTGELIDHFKTKVHNWKPLNSAEDSVYLKEFLSDFEKAGKKLRQAAAFVGCLQAQNTEDKKAYTLEATVTGLSATFQSALSAFDNLLSSINDKVWAQLIEDKYLSELTFSLTERRERAKEKLSIEEEALISALGVDGYHSWGQLYDLIVSKIKVSIEENGEVKQLSVGQAANRFSSSNRAVRKEVFRSWEKSWNEQADYLSKTLNHLSGFRLNVYQKRGWEDVLKEPLSINRMKKETLETMWAVISENKQPLVEYLNRKAKLLGLEKLSWFDLDAPYGKTESKVSYQEGAEFIEQNFALFGEKMAAFAKKAFENQWIEAEDRPGKAPGGFCTGFPESEESRIFMTYSGTPSNVSTLAHELGHGFHSYAMKGVHYLNRGYAMNVAETASTFAEMIVADAAVKNAKDEEEKLALLDDKIQRTVALLMNIHARFLFETRFYEERKRGPVSVETLNVLMEDAQKEAYCDALDEYHPLFWASKLHFFITGVPFYNFPYTFGYLFSLGIYAQALEEGTGYEEKYISLLRDTASMTVEDLAAKHLQVDLVQKDFWEKAVKICIDDIEEFLQLTANK; encoded by the coding sequence ATGACAGCCACTACATATTCAGATGTTTGGAATCTTGAAGTATTTTTTAAAGGTGGAAGCGATTCAGCTGAACTGGCAGAACACTTAAAGGTAACAGGGGAATTAATTGACCACTTTAAAACAAAAGTACATAACTGGAAACCGCTCAATTCAGCAGAGGATAGCGTTTATTTGAAGGAGTTTTTATCAGACTTTGAAAAAGCAGGTAAAAAGCTTCGCCAAGCTGCGGCATTTGTAGGCTGCCTACAAGCTCAAAATACAGAAGATAAAAAGGCATATACTCTTGAAGCGACAGTAACAGGGCTTAGTGCTACATTTCAATCTGCGCTTAGTGCATTTGATAATCTTTTATCATCCATCAATGATAAGGTATGGGCACAATTAATAGAAGATAAATACTTATCAGAGTTGACCTTTTCGCTGACAGAAAGACGCGAGAGGGCAAAAGAAAAGCTTTCAATTGAGGAAGAAGCATTAATCAGTGCATTAGGTGTCGATGGCTACCATAGCTGGGGCCAATTGTATGATCTCATTGTTAGTAAAATAAAGGTTTCTATTGAGGAAAATGGTGAGGTAAAACAACTTTCCGTAGGGCAGGCGGCCAATCGCTTTTCCAGTTCAAATCGGGCAGTACGCAAAGAAGTGTTTAGGAGCTGGGAAAAGTCTTGGAATGAACAAGCAGATTATTTATCAAAAACATTAAATCATTTATCAGGTTTCCGGTTAAATGTTTATCAAAAACGCGGCTGGGAAGACGTATTAAAAGAACCATTGAGTATTAACCGAATGAAAAAAGAAACATTAGAGACAATGTGGGCGGTAATATCTGAAAATAAGCAGCCGCTTGTAGAATATTTAAACCGTAAAGCTAAGCTTTTAGGTCTCGAAAAGTTAAGCTGGTTTGATTTAGATGCTCCATATGGAAAAACGGAGTCCAAGGTATCTTACCAAGAGGGTGCAGAATTCATTGAACAAAACTTTGCTCTTTTCGGTGAAAAAATGGCTGCTTTTGCTAAGAAGGCGTTTGAAAATCAATGGATTGAAGCGGAGGATCGTCCGGGGAAAGCACCTGGCGGTTTCTGTACAGGGTTCCCTGAAAGTGAAGAATCACGTATCTTCATGACTTATTCAGGTACTCCTTCCAATGTTTCTACATTGGCTCATGAGCTGGGGCATGGTTTCCATTCCTATGCGATGAAGGGTGTACATTATCTTAACCGCGGGTATGCCATGAATGTGGCCGAAACGGCATCGACCTTTGCGGAGATGATTGTTGCTGATGCAGCTGTAAAAAATGCCAAGGACGAAGAAGAGAAGCTTGCTTTACTAGATGATAAAATTCAGAGAACGGTTGCTCTTTTAATGAACATCCATGCGCGCTTTTTATTTGAGACACGCTTTTATGAGGAAAGAAAGCGTGGTCCAGTGTCCGTTGAAACGTTAAACGTATTAATGGAGGATGCACAGAAGGAAGCTTATTGTGATGCTTTAGACGAGTATCATCCATTATTTTGGGCGTCCAAACTTCATTTCTTTATCACAGGCGTGCCGTTTTATAACTTCCCGTATACATTTGGTTATCTGTTTTCACTTGGAATCTATGCGCAGGCGCTTGAGGAAGGTACAGGATACGAAGAAAAGTATATTTCTTTATTAAGAGATACCGCTTCAATGACGGTTGAGGATTTGGCGGCTAAGCACTTACAAGTGGATTTAGTCCAAAAGGATTTCTGGGAAAAGGCAGTCAAAATCTGTATTGATGATATAGAGGAATTCCTTCAATTAACAGCAAATAAATAA
- a CDS encoding PLP-dependent cysteine synthase family protein → MRVYKNVHEMIGHTPMVEITQFLLPKGVRIFAKLEFMNPGGSVKDRLGVELLREAFESGRLQAGGTVIEPTAGNTGIGIALAALNKGVQVILCVPEKFSIEKQELMKALGAKIVHTPTEKGMKGAIAKAEELLKEIPGSYCPQQFGNPANPETYYKTLGPELWEQMDGNISIFVAGAGTGGTFMGTARYLKDQNKAIKTVIVEPEGSILNGGESGPHKTEGIGMEFLPDYMDPDYFDAIHTIPDEDAFGFVKELAAKEGLLVGSSSGAAFMAAMLEAEGAKVGTNIVVIFPDGSERYLSKKIYEGGI, encoded by the coding sequence GTGAGAGTTTACAAAAATGTACATGAAATGATTGGACACACACCTATGGTGGAAATTACTCAGTTTTTACTGCCGAAAGGCGTGCGTATTTTTGCTAAGCTGGAATTCATGAATCCTGGCGGCAGTGTTAAGGATCGTCTTGGTGTAGAGCTTTTACGAGAGGCTTTTGAAAGTGGAAGGCTTCAAGCGGGGGGGACGGTGATTGAACCGACAGCCGGGAATACAGGGATAGGAATAGCGCTTGCCGCACTAAACAAAGGGGTACAGGTTATTTTATGTGTACCTGAAAAGTTCAGTATTGAAAAACAAGAATTAATGAAAGCTCTAGGAGCAAAAATTGTTCATACGCCAACTGAAAAGGGGATGAAGGGAGCAATCGCGAAAGCGGAGGAACTGCTTAAAGAAATCCCTGGATCTTATTGTCCGCAGCAATTTGGCAATCCAGCTAATCCTGAAACTTATTATAAAACACTAGGGCCTGAGCTCTGGGAGCAAATGGATGGAAATATTAGTATATTTGTTGCTGGAGCTGGCACAGGCGGAACCTTTATGGGCACTGCGCGTTACTTAAAAGACCAGAATAAAGCCATAAAGACTGTTATTGTAGAACCAGAAGGCTCAATATTAAATGGCGGTGAATCAGGCCCTCATAAAACTGAGGGAATTGGTATGGAATTTCTACCTGATTATATGGATCCAGATTATTTTGATGCGATTCATACAATTCCTGATGAGGATGCATTTGGGTTTGTGAAAGAATTAGCAGCAAAGGAAGGTCTATTAGTTGGCAGTTCATCTGGAGCGGCATTTATGGCCGCCATGTTGGAAGCAGAAGGTGCCAAAGTCGGGACGAATATTGTCGTTATTTTTCCGGATGGAAGTGAACGCTATTTAAGTAAGAAGATTTATGAAGGGGGGATTTAG
- the sigK gene encoding RNA polymerase sporulation sigma factor SigK, whose product MAGIFTALGYLIKEFLFLVSYVKNNAFPQPLSAADERKYLRLMAEGDSHARNMLIEHNLRLVAHIVKKFENTGEDSEDLISIGTIGLIKAIESYSEGKGTKLATYAARCIENEILMHLRALKKTKKDVSLHDPIGQDKEGNEISLIDVLKSESEDVIDTIQLNMELEKIRKYIDVLDDREKEVIVGRFGLDLQKEKTQREIAKELGISRSYVSRIEKRALMKMFHEFYRAEKERKKKN is encoded by the coding sequence ATGGCAGGCATTTTCACAGCACTTGGTTATCTCATTAAGGAATTTTTATTTCTTGTCTCTTATGTAAAAAACAATGCTTTTCCGCAGCCCCTTTCTGCTGCAGATGAGAGGAAATATTTACGGTTAATGGCGGAAGGGGACTCACATGCTCGTAATATGTTGATTGAACATAATTTGCGGCTTGTAGCTCATATCGTCAAAAAGTTTGAAAACACTGGGGAAGATTCAGAGGATTTGATTTCAATCGGAACCATTGGATTAATTAAAGCCATTGAGAGCTATTCAGAAGGCAAAGGAACAAAGTTGGCTACGTATGCCGCTCGTTGTATTGAAAATGAGATACTTATGCACTTGCGAGCTCTAAAGAAGACAAAAAAAGATGTCTCCTTGCATGACCCGATTGGACAGGATAAAGAAGGCAATGAAATTTCACTTATTGATGTACTAAAATCCGAATCAGAAGATGTGATCGATACCATTCAGTTAAACATGGAGCTCGAAAAAATTCGAAAATATATCGATGTCCTTGATGACAGAGAGAAGGAAGTAATCGTAGGTCGTTTTGGTCTTGACCTTCAAAAGGAAAAGACACAGCGAGAAATTGCGAAGGAATTGGGTATTTCTCGAAGCTATGTTTCGAGGATTGAAAAAAGAGCATTAATGAAGATGTTTCATGAATTTTACCGAGCTGAGAAAGAGCGTAAGAAAAAGAACTAA
- a CDS encoding YrzI family small protein, with amino-acid sequence MTLNILFLSITIKKREMSIEEAAHQEQIKEIYETTKDRQISVHRIMY; translated from the coding sequence ATGACCTTAAATATCTTATTTTTATCGATTACCATCAAAAAACGTGAGATGAGTATCGAAGAAGCAGCTCATCAAGAACAAATCAAAGAAATATATGAAACAACAAAAGATCGTCAAATTTCTGTTCATCGCATTATGTATTAA
- a CDS encoding YrzI family small protein, with amino-acid sequence MTLNILFFSITVNKHNESLEEAIRNETIEQLYDQHKDRQVTAYHLM; translated from the coding sequence ATGACTCTTAATATTTTATTTTTTTCGATTACAGTTAATAAGCATAATGAAAGTCTAGAAGAAGCAATTCGAAATGAAACAATTGAACAGCTGTATGATCAGCACAAAGACCGTCAAGTAACAGCTTATCATTTAATGTAG
- a CDS encoding class I SAM-dependent DNA methyltransferase: MGLEFLDVFEQWADSYDESVGGNNREYKAVFAGYEQILEAVTALSKGNVVEFGVGTGNLTKKLLDSGLKVTGIEPSVPMRGIAEAKLGTKAKILDGDFLHFPEIINVDTIVSTYAFHHLTDVEKDEAIAKYGKLLSKGGRIVFADTMFESVEEYNNAIVKAREQGFHNLAKDLETEYYTTIPILKSILENSGFTVSFNRCNHFVWLMKGEKR, translated from the coding sequence TTGGGACTTGAATTTTTAGATGTCTTTGAACAATGGGCGGATTCATATGATGAAAGTGTTGGCGGAAATAATCGCGAATATAAGGCGGTTTTTGCTGGGTATGAGCAAATATTAGAAGCTGTGACAGCACTTTCAAAGGGCAACGTCGTTGAGTTTGGTGTTGGAACGGGTAACTTGACGAAAAAACTGCTTGATTCGGGTTTAAAGGTAACTGGAATTGAGCCTTCGGTACCAATGCGGGGAATAGCAGAAGCAAAGCTCGGAACCAAAGCAAAAATACTCGACGGTGATTTTCTTCATTTTCCTGAAATAATAAATGTTGATACAATTGTCTCCACATATGCATTCCATCATCTGACTGATGTGGAAAAGGATGAAGCAATTGCCAAATATGGAAAGCTGCTTTCAAAAGGTGGTAGAATAGTGTTTGCGGATACGATGTTTGAATCAGTGGAAGAGTATAATAATGCAATCGTAAAAGCGAGAGAACAAGGCTTTCATAACCTGGCAAAAGATTTGGAAACAGAATATTATACCACCATCCCAATTTTAAAAAGTATTTTAGAAAATAGTGGTTTTACTGTTAGTTTTAATCGTTGTAATCATTTTGTCTGGTTAATGAAAGGAGAAAAACGATAG
- the pssA gene encoding CDP-diacylglycerol--serine O-phosphatidyltransferase, with protein MFLLDVFDSTIKKLKSQTANVITLTNLSFGGFAIIFALEGNLRLSLLLIFIAALADRFDGMAARKFNIESELGKQLDSMSDIISFGVAPALLLYQGILNEFGGPGSFFTVFYIGCGAFRLARFNITESNGYFTGLPITAAGCLATLSFLAIPYVPAQTFLFIIIILSFLMVSPFKLRKM; from the coding sequence ATGTTTTTATTAGACGTTTTTGATTCGACAATTAAGAAACTGAAGTCTCAAACAGCGAATGTTATTACCTTAACGAATTTATCCTTTGGTGGTTTTGCGATCATTTTTGCACTGGAAGGAAATTTACGACTAAGTTTGCTTCTAATTTTTATTGCTGCTTTAGCTGATCGTTTTGATGGAATGGCGGCAAGAAAATTTAATATCGAGTCAGAGCTAGGCAAACAATTAGATTCCATGAGTGATATTATATCATTTGGAGTCGCACCAGCACTATTACTATATCAAGGAATTTTAAATGAATTCGGCGGACCTGGATCGTTCTTTACCGTCTTCTATATCGGCTGCGGTGCTTTTAGATTGGCACGCTTCAATATTACCGAAAGCAACGGGTATTTTACTGGTTTACCAATTACAGCTGCAGGCTGTTTAGCCACCTTAAGCTTTTTAGCTATCCCTTACGTCCCAGCTCAAACTTTTTTATTCATTATCATCATTCTATCATTCCTAATGGTTAGCCCATTTAAACTAAGGAAAATGTAA
- the mtnN gene encoding 5'-methylthioadenosine/S-adenosylhomocysteine nucleosidase, which yields MKIAIIGAMEEEVKLLRDNIEGQKQETIAGCEFTFGQMNGVEVILLRSGIGKVNAAMSTTILLEKYKPNCVINTGSAGGFNPDLNVGDAVISTEVRHHDVDVTAFGYEYGQVPQLPAAFLADDKLVEVAVNAAKELDKFKVVKGLIVTGDSFMEDPERVKFVQSKFDKLQAVEMEAAAIAQVAHRFGVPFVIIRSLSDIAGKESEISFDQFIDQAATHSATLVMKIVAALR from the coding sequence ATGAAAATTGCCATCATCGGAGCAATGGAAGAAGAAGTAAAATTATTAAGAGATAATATTGAGGGGCAAAAACAAGAAACCATAGCCGGATGCGAGTTTACTTTTGGACAAATGAACGGAGTAGAAGTGATTTTGCTGCGCTCCGGAATTGGAAAAGTAAATGCTGCAATGTCAACAACCATTTTACTTGAAAAATATAAGCCTAATTGTGTAATCAACACAGGCTCTGCTGGGGGATTCAATCCCGATTTAAATGTAGGTGATGCAGTAATATCAACTGAGGTTCGTCATCATGATGTGGATGTAACAGCCTTCGGTTATGAATATGGGCAGGTACCGCAACTACCGGCAGCTTTTTTGGCTGACGATAAATTAGTTGAAGTGGCTGTAAATGCAGCGAAAGAACTAGATAAATTTAAAGTCGTGAAAGGGTTAATCGTAACAGGAGACTCCTTCATGGAAGATCCAGAACGTGTTAAGTTTGTACAATCAAAGTTTGATAAATTACAGGCTGTTGAAATGGAAGCGGCTGCGATTGCACAAGTTGCACATCGTTTCGGGGTTCCTTTCGTGATTATTCGTTCATTATCTGATATCGCTGGAAAGGAATCTGAAATCTCTTTTGATCAATTCATCGACCAAGCTGCAACCCATTCAGCTACGTTGGTCATGAAAATCGTCGCAGCTTTAAGATAG
- a CDS encoding peptidoglycan D,D-transpeptidase FtsI family protein, with protein sequence MIRKRIKGLLILCIAGLLVLLARLIQIQLVQTESFSKHNVNLLEESVQQRTQELVIDNGRGNFLDRNGDLLTHKKVPVLVLFPFLKNMTWDVEAVSAISGISKESLNKALEDAKKPFAYGEPQPLELTPSQMERINKLEIPGVFAIEKKFERTVIPAEQLIGLTGENAKELKKRYPNKELSEKTLIGVSGLEESFDEFLLPEGKSKLVYHVDGDGAPLFGINVKYVDPANPFYPVNVRTTMDKSLQQMSEELVDKHGIKKGGLVLLDIESNSVLASVSRPAINPKDPYSSSGITNRMLKQEIMGSIFKTVVAAAAIDQNLDDPARLYNCSIKINGEPETKYNYGMLSFTDSFARSCNRTFGELARELQKKDKDLLEEYASKLSLTGTVGWKGEVYHTNNFKQLVDEDKGRVFLTEEAKKDPNFAAMSGIGQHEVRATPIAVANMMATIARGGKKEMVSTASKIEYKNGTTMVNFDKQELSGDIISPYTAMKLQKLLREVVVNPNGTGKWFKDLPYEVAGKSGTAETGKYQGDKQLHNKWFAGYFPYQNPKYALVAVNLDVLDTEGGVNLLFADMVKMLHEHDKEGQKD encoded by the coding sequence ATGATACGTAAACGGATTAAAGGTTTACTCATCTTGTGCATTGCAGGGCTGCTGGTTCTTTTAGCTCGATTAATTCAGATCCAGCTAGTCCAAACAGAAAGCTTTTCAAAGCACAATGTCAACTTATTAGAAGAAAGCGTACAACAACGAACACAAGAATTAGTGATCGATAATGGCCGCGGTAATTTTCTTGATCGAAATGGAGATTTACTAACACATAAAAAAGTACCCGTTCTAGTTCTTTTTCCTTTTTTGAAAAATATGACTTGGGATGTTGAAGCTGTATCAGCGATATCTGGAATATCAAAAGAAAGTTTAAATAAGGCATTAGAAGACGCCAAAAAGCCGTTTGCTTATGGTGAACCTCAGCCTTTGGAGTTAACGCCCTCTCAAATGGAAAGAATCAACAAACTAGAGATTCCAGGTGTATTTGCGATTGAAAAGAAATTTGAACGTACTGTTATTCCTGCAGAGCAACTGATTGGTTTAACAGGAGAAAATGCAAAAGAATTAAAAAAACGTTACCCAAATAAGGAACTCTCTGAGAAAACCTTGATTGGTGTTTCTGGTCTTGAAGAGAGTTTTGATGAATTTTTGCTTCCTGAAGGAAAATCAAAACTTGTTTATCATGTTGATGGAGACGGAGCCCCGTTATTTGGAATTAATGTGAAATATGTGGATCCAGCTAATCCCTTTTATCCAGTAAATGTTAGAACAACCATGGATAAAAGTTTGCAACAAATGTCTGAAGAGCTAGTGGACAAGCATGGAATTAAAAAGGGCGGCTTGGTACTCCTCGATATCGAAAGTAATAGTGTCCTAGCGTCTGTTTCGAGGCCAGCCATCAATCCAAAAGACCCTTATAGCAGCTCTGGGATTACAAATCGTATGTTAAAGCAAGAAATAATGGGCTCTATTTTTAAAACAGTGGTTGCGGCAGCGGCCATCGATCAGAACCTTGATGACCCAGCCAGGTTATATAATTGCAGTATTAAAATTAATGGGGAGCCTGAAACAAAATATAATTATGGTATGCTCTCTTTTACAGATAGTTTTGCGAGAAGCTGTAACCGAACTTTCGGTGAACTGGCGAGGGAACTTCAAAAGAAAGATAAAGATTTGTTGGAAGAATATGCTTCTAAACTGTCGTTAACAGGCACTGTTGGCTGGAAGGGTGAAGTCTATCATACCAATAATTTTAAACAGCTGGTTGATGAGGATAAAGGAAGAGTATTTTTAACAGAAGAGGCTAAAAAAGATCCTAACTTTGCTGCCATGTCAGGAATAGGTCAGCATGAGGTTCGTGCCACTCCAATAGCCGTGGCCAATATGATGGCCACGATTGCAAGAGGCGGTAAAAAGGAAATGGTCAGCACCGCTTCAAAAATTGAATATAAGAATGGTACCACAATGGTTAACTTTGATAAACAAGAGTTATCCGGAGATATTATTTCGCCGTATACAGCAATGAAACTGCAGAAGTTGTTAAGAGAGGTTGTTGTGAATCCGAACGGGACTGGAAAGTGGTTTAAAGATCTTCCATATGAGGTAGCTGGAAAATCGGGTACAGCGGAGACGGGAAAATATCAGGGTGATAAGCAGCTGCATAATAAATGGTTTGCAGGTTATTTCCCATATCAAAACCCAAAATATGCGCTTGTTGCCGTAAATTTGGATGTTCTTGATACAGAGGGAGGCGTCAATTTACTCTTTGCTGATATGGTTAAAATGTTACATGAACATGACAAAGAAGGACAAAAAGATTAA
- a CDS encoding DUF2536 family protein, with the protein MMNFQIDFIDDKVEFFDATDLKVLEKKIEAKIEENKAILLGVHSVSHQMYANEKGQTYFTAVVHFKRK; encoded by the coding sequence ATGATGAATTTTCAAATTGATTTCATTGATGATAAAGTAGAATTTTTTGACGCAACGGATTTAAAAGTTTTAGAAAAGAAAATCGAGGCAAAAATTGAGGAAAACAAAGCGATTCTTTTAGGCGTTCATTCAGTCTCACATCAAATGTATGCTAACGAAAAGGGGCAAACGTACTTTACCGCAGTCGTTCATTTTAAACGTAAATAG
- a CDS encoding YrrS family protein, which produces MSNDFQSGSRSGYRAKRKKTNLILNSLIVIVLALIFFVAYTIFLSGDDKASQNEEQTKSAANEASEKEDKNTEDKTAVKESEKNTDSEESADEESEEASSPEQEDDSQAVITEGDGSSNVLRTIENPTWKPVGTVQTGEHAPVYDSSSVDWQEMLTAISYATGLEESNMTVYWLGRDKTSGNGTFSTVASKDKSQKYNVYLEWVDGQGWKPTKVEELTAIQ; this is translated from the coding sequence ATGAGTAACGATTTCCAATCCGGCTCACGTTCCGGTTATCGGGCTAAAAGGAAGAAAACGAACCTGATCTTGAATAGTCTAATCGTTATTGTACTGGCACTCATATTCTTTGTAGCCTACACTATTTTTTTATCAGGTGACGATAAAGCGTCCCAAAATGAGGAACAAACAAAATCAGCAGCAAACGAAGCCTCAGAAAAAGAGGATAAAAATACTGAAGATAAAACAGCAGTAAAGGAATCCGAGAAGAATACTGATTCAGAAGAAAGTGCTGATGAAGAAAGTGAAGAAGCCTCTTCACCTGAACAAGAGGATGATTCACAGGCCGTTATCACTGAGGGAGATGGTTCTTCTAACGTACTTAGAACCATCGAGAACCCGACATGGAAGCCTGTAGGTACAGTACAAACGGGTGAACATGCGCCTGTGTATGATAGCTCGTCAGTCGATTGGCAGGAAATGCTAACGGCCATTTCTTATGCCACTGGTTTAGAAGAAAGCAATATGACTGTATATTGGTTAGGTCGCGATAAAACCTCAGGCAATGGTACGTTTAGTACTGTTGCGTCCAAAGACAAATCGCAAAAATACAACGTATACCTTGAATGGGTGGATGGCCAAGGCTGGAAACCTACAAAGGTCGAAGAACTTACTGCAATTCAATAG
- a CDS encoding YrzI family small protein has protein sequence MTLNIFFISVTFKRHKESLQEAERNEMIEKLYEQNKAHQLSVYHLL, from the coding sequence ATGACCCTAAATATATTTTTTATCTCAGTTACATTCAAAAGACACAAAGAAAGCCTACAGGAAGCAGAACGAAATGAAATGATTGAAAAACTTTATGAGCAAAACAAAGCACATCAACTGTCGGTTTATCATTTACTATAA
- a CDS encoding bifunctional cystathionine gamma-lyase/homocysteine desulfhydrase — translation MKRKTKLIHGGISTDPATGAVSFPIYQVSTYKQEGVGGHKGYEYSRTGNPTRFALEELIKDLEGGEAGFAFGSGMAAMTAVMMLFNSGDHVILTDDVYGGSFRVMTKVLNRLGIDSTFVDTSNLEAIMSAIKPNTKAIHLETPTNPLLKITDIEQVAKLAKESGLLTIVDNTFSTPYWQNPIELGADIVLHSATKYLGGHSDVVAGLAVVNSKKLAEDLHFVQNSTGGVLGPQDSWLLIRGIKTLGIRMEETENNTAAIVDFLQGHPAVKKVYYPGLETHPNHSIAKKQVRGFGGMVSFDVGSAENADKLLSKIHYFTLAESLGAVESLISVPARMTHASIPIERRAELGITEGLVRISVGLEDVEDLIEDLKQALE, via the coding sequence GTGAAAAGAAAAACAAAATTAATTCATGGCGGTATTAGTACCGACCCGGCAACAGGTGCAGTCTCTTTCCCCATTTATCAAGTAAGCACCTATAAGCAAGAAGGCGTTGGCGGCCACAAAGGCTACGAGTATTCAAGAACAGGTAATCCTACTCGATTTGCCCTTGAAGAGCTGATTAAGGATCTTGAGGGTGGTGAAGCGGGTTTTGCCTTTGGTTCAGGAATGGCCGCTATGACTGCTGTCATGATGCTCTTTAATAGTGGAGATCATGTGATTCTAACAGATGATGTGTATGGCGGCTCGTTTCGTGTTATGACGAAGGTATTAAACCGTTTAGGAATAGATTCAACTTTCGTTGATACCAGTAATCTAGAGGCTATTATGAGTGCAATAAAACCAAATACCAAGGCGATCCATTTGGAAACACCAACAAATCCACTTTTAAAAATTACTGATATTGAACAAGTGGCGAAACTTGCCAAAGAATCTGGGCTGTTGACAATCGTTGATAATACCTTCTCGACGCCTTATTGGCAAAATCCAATTGAGCTTGGTGCTGATATTGTTCTTCATAGTGCAACAAAATATTTAGGAGGACACAGCGACGTTGTAGCGGGGTTAGCGGTGGTTAATAGTAAGAAGCTTGCTGAAGACCTTCATTTTGTCCAGAACTCAACTGGAGGCGTCCTAGGACCACAAGACTCATGGCTTTTAATTCGGGGTATTAAGACGTTAGGTATCCGGATGGAAGAAACCGAAAATAATACTGCTGCTATTGTTGATTTCCTACAAGGACATCCTGCAGTCAAGAAAGTATATTACCCCGGGTTGGAAACACACCCAAATCACTCCATTGCAAAAAAACAGGTAAGAGGTTTTGGAGGAATGGTTTCATTTGATGTGGGAAGTGCAGAAAATGCAGATAAACTCCTAAGTAAGATTCATTATTTTACTTTGGCGGAAAGTCTAGGTGCGGTTGAAAGTCTTATTTCCGTACCAGCAAGAATGACTCATGCTTCCATTCCTATAGAACGACGAGCAGAATTAGGGATAACAGAAGGATTAGTGAGAATTTCAGTTGGTCTTGAAGATGTAGAGGATTTGATAGAAGATCTAAAACAGGCATTAGAATAA
- a CDS encoding YrhC family protein — protein MDKQTKKIYEKMVDFRQFAVVLLAVGVFFFLGVIIPSDTKSEMDVNIMMIASMSFLAVSILLFIQSKQCQIKLMDMEDGNQR, from the coding sequence GTGGACAAACAGACAAAGAAGATTTACGAAAAAATGGTTGATTTTAGACAATTTGCTGTCGTATTACTTGCTGTCGGTGTATTTTTCTTTTTAGGTGTAATTATTCCGTCCGACACAAAGAGTGAGATGGATGTAAATATAATGATGATCGCTTCGATGTCCTTTTTAGCGGTTTCGATTTTACTTTTTATTCAATCGAAACAGTGTCAGATAAAACTTATGGATATGGAAGATGGTAACCAGCGATAA